One genomic region from Candidatus Cloacimonadota bacterium encodes:
- a CDS encoding UTP--glucose-1-phosphate uridylyltransferase → MPNMITKFTKIMMDAKLDDTPIRAFLQYYKLLSKGATGKVSENDITPPDQKQIKDYRTLTIPSYLPYKKLAVIKLNGGLGTSMGLKKVKSLLPAKNGLTFLDIIVAQILHLRAEKKENIPLLLMDSFNTRKDTLDFLKKYPSIKLANIPLDFIQNKFPKIKQSDLSPLKLDDDNMNWNPPGHGEIYMVMQITGILDKLLDNGIEYAFISNSDNLGAVVNEKIFGYFANNDIPFLMEVCERTEMDNKGGHIAQTKDGQLILREIAQCPEDEIHLFQDINLYKYFNTNNLWVNLKYLKKELQNYNNLLPLSLIINPKEIEGNKVYQIESAMGSAISVFEGSKAIAVPRNRLVPVKKTNDLLLVWSDAYKLRKDYQIMLENDSGIRPEINLDDRFYKTIDKLNSHCKKGIPSLKKCTSLIVEEDVRFGNNVKIIGDVRISHKMKLENITLENESI, encoded by the coding sequence ATGCCCAATATGATCACTAAATTCACTAAAATTATGATGGATGCAAAATTAGATGATACCCCAATTCGAGCATTTTTACAATATTATAAATTGCTTAGCAAAGGGGCAACCGGCAAAGTTTCTGAGAATGACATTACCCCCCCCGACCAAAAGCAGATCAAGGATTATAGAACGCTAACTATCCCTTCATATTTACCATATAAAAAACTTGCTGTAATCAAACTGAACGGTGGTTTGGGCACGAGCATGGGATTAAAAAAGGTAAAATCTTTATTGCCTGCAAAAAATGGTTTAACTTTTTTGGATATCATTGTCGCGCAAATACTTCATCTGCGAGCAGAAAAAAAGGAAAATATTCCCCTACTTCTTATGGACAGTTTTAATACGCGGAAGGACACTCTTGATTTTCTAAAAAAATACCCCTCAATCAAATTAGCAAATATTCCCTTAGATTTTATCCAAAATAAATTTCCTAAAATCAAGCAAAGTGATCTTTCCCCTCTAAAATTGGATGATGATAATATGAACTGGAATCCACCGGGGCATGGTGAAATTTATATGGTAATGCAAATTACAGGGATATTGGACAAACTTCTGGATAATGGAATCGAATATGCTTTTATTTCAAACTCCGATAATCTCGGAGCGGTTGTGAATGAAAAAATATTCGGTTATTTTGCAAACAATGATATTCCGTTTCTTATGGAAGTTTGCGAAAGAACAGAGATGGATAATAAAGGTGGGCATATTGCTCAAACAAAAGACGGTCAATTAATTTTACGTGAAATCGCCCAATGTCCAGAGGATGAAATCCACCTTTTTCAGGATATAAATTTATACAAATACTTTAATACGAATAACCTTTGGGTGAATTTAAAATATTTGAAAAAAGAATTGCAAAATTACAATAATTTACTCCCTCTTTCCTTGATCATTAATCCCAAAGAAATTGAGGGAAACAAGGTTTATCAGATTGAAAGTGCAATGGGTTCTGCTATTAGTGTTTTCGAAGGCTCAAAAGCCATTGCTGTTCCGAGGAACCGTCTGGTTCCCGTAAAGAAAACAAATGACCTTTTACTCGTTTGGAGTGATGCGTATAAATTGCGCAAGGATTACCAAATCATGCTGGAAAATGATTCAGGGATAAGACCGGAAATAAATCTTGATGATCGATTTTACAAAACTATAGATAAATTGAATTCGCATTGTAAAAAAGGTATTCCCTCACTAAAAAAATGTACTTCTCTGATAGTTGAAGAGGATGTTCGCTTTGGAAACAATGTAAAAATCATTGGAGATGTAAGAATTTCCCATAAAATGAAATTGGAAAACATAACTCTCGAAAATGAAAGTATCTAA